In Caloenas nicobarica isolate bCalNic1 chromosome 5, bCalNic1.hap1, whole genome shotgun sequence, a single genomic region encodes these proteins:
- the SYNJ2BP gene encoding synaptojanin-2-binding protein — protein sequence MTGALGDRREAASRRPPGAQPGGCPALRNRTGTASAGTAGPAAGAGPRGHRPVLGPGAASPAAPRPGCPRRAGAAGRQRGPVPGRRGAAGCGLQLPALRGAALRRRPRKRKRPPREPTSPSGRSMNGSVAGGGGFSEEVISLTRRPSGLGFNIVGGTDQQYISNDSSIYVSRIKKDGAAYLDGRLQEGDKILAVNGKDLKDLRHKDAVELFRNAGYDVSLRIQRRLQPQNGPVGHRGDGESGGLPLAAVLVPGLALAAAAVWILLRYRQRI from the exons ATGACAGGGGCACTAGGGGACCGCAGGGAAGCCGCGTCCCGCAGGCCGCCGGGCGCTCAGCCCGGAGGATGCCCGGCTCTGCGGAACCGGACTGGCACCGCTTCCGCTGGCACGGCCGGGCCGGCTGCAGGAGCCGGGCCCCGCGGGCACAGGCCGGTGCTGGGCCCGGGCGCGGCCTCGCCCGCCGCCCCGAGGCCCGGGTGTCCGCGGCGAGCCGGGGCCGCCGGCCGGCAGCGGGGCCCCGTCcccgggcggcgcggcgcggccgggTGCGGACTACAACTCCCAGCGCTCCGCGGCGCGGCCCTCCGGCGGCGGCCGAGGAAACGAAAGCGGCCGCCCCGGGAGCCGACTTCACCTTCAGGCCGCAGCATGAACGGCAGCgtggcgggcggcggcggctttTCCGAGGAGGTCATCAGCCTCACCCGCAGACCCTCAG GGCTGGGCTTCAACATTGTTGGTGGGACAGATCAGCAGTATATTTCCAATGACAGCAGCATCTATGTCAGCCGGATCAAAAAGGATGGGGCAGCTTACCTTGATGGCCGGTTACAAGAAGGAGATAAAATTTTAGCG GTCAATGGCAAAGACTTGAAGGATTTGCGGCACAAGGATGCTGTGGAACTGTTCAGGAACGCAGGCTATGACGTGTCTCTGAGAATTCAGCGCAGG ctGCAGCCACAGAATGGCCCTGTGGGTCATCGAGGTGATGGAGAATCAGGTGGGCTTCCTCTAGCAGCTGTTCTTGTGCCAGGCCTGGCGCTGGCTGCGGCAGCGGTCTGGATCTTGCTGAGGTATCGACAGCGGATATGA
- the LOC135989760 gene encoding disintegrin and metalloproteinase domain-containing protein 20-like, giving the protein MAVSGLPCSPQMCSQAMGCLFHRGKAKAGAMPLLPSCGPPRQGTVGGLGVAVLPGQGRSGLHPLTKQGVGQPRPAAMGVLLGLLVLLGLSGCPAALGELSGELRVAAKWVTVPRQLSPRADIDPPADTDPQAVSYWLEVEGQPRVLRLRPQRGLISHPFTLVTYGKDGTRWEEHPFVQDNCFYQGEVQGSPGSLVALGTCGRGLRGVLWVEDGTYEIEPVPDDPAFRHILYRMEGASDSMGPTCGLTSDEMRHQEVLLPWLKAFRAAEEEEEEEEEEEEEETMKDWWMHIRYVKLVVVVDNVRFVNSGRNESEVLRQVIEIINIADSLYEQLSIRLFLLGLEIWTEKNPIILTNDISQALGSFNKWRKSELSPRMRHDSAHLFAYRRFGRRLGLAFLGSVCDNQWSSAVCSFTNRKLSSFIVTFSHELGHILGMHHDRENCKCRRKKCIMHEHDVDTDAFSDCSYKDYFDLLSRGLGCIRRPPAPGTFYTLKREYCGNKVVENREQCDCGSPSSCRKDPCCHPNCTLTAGSVCAFGKCCKRCRFLPAGTLCRGSTGYCDLPEYCNGTSPQCPLDMYMQDGTPCKGDAYCYQGKCPSHSRQCKHLFGKQAGVAPLDCFKAVNTRGDRFGNCGIRDNTHFTKCSIENILCGRIQCENINKLPVLQNHVTLLQTPVGDKKCWGLDYHPGIPIDDMGAVEEGTPCGSEKLCINRTCTSLSVLNYDCNLTMCHNRGVCNSRKNCYCSYGWAPPYCEKEGLGGSIDSGPPPPRKLFEAAKTGFMVFSLILLFILGVTLATRYRREIMGWLQKKKAWFHRR; this is encoded by the coding sequence ATGGCTGTCTCTGGGCTCCCTTGCAGCCCTCAGATGTGCTCCCAGGCCATGGGGTGCCTTTTCCACAGGGGGAAGGCGAAAGCGGGCGCAatgccgctgctccccagctgcgGCCCTCCCCGCCAAGGGACAGTTGGAGGCCTCGGGGTGGCAGTTCTCCCTGGGCAGGGCCGTTCTGGACTCCATCCCCTCACGAAGCAgggcgtggggcagccccggccagCAGCGatgggggtgctgctggggctgctcgtGCTGCTGGGCCTGTCGGGGTGCCCTGCCGCCCTGGGGGAGCTGTCTGGGGAGCTGCGCGTTGCCGCCAAGTGGGTGACGGTGCCGCGGCAGCTGAGCCCCCGGGCTGACATCGACCCCCCGGCCGACACCGACCCCCAGGCTGTGTCCTACTGGCTGGAGGTGGAGGGGCAGCCGCGGGTGCTGCGCCTGCGGCCCCAGCGGGGCCTGATCTCCCACCCTTTCACCTTGGTCACCTACGGCAAGGACGGGACCCGCTGGGAGGAGCACCCCTTCGTGCAGGACAACTGCTTCTACCAGGGCGAGGTGCAGGGGAGCCCCGGCTCCCTGGTGGCCCTCGGCACCTGCGGCAGGGGCCTCCGCGGCGTGCTCTGGGTGGAGGATGGCACTTACGAGATTGAGCCTGTCCCCGACGATCCGGCCTTCCGGCACATTCTCTACCGCATGGAGGGGGCCAGCGACTCCATGGGTCCCACCTGCGGGCTGACCTCAGACGAGATGCGGCACCAAGAGGTTTTGCTGCCCTGGCTCAAGGCCTTCCGGGctgcggaggaggaggaggaggaggaggaggaggaggaggaggaggagacaatGAAGGACTGGTGGATGCACATCAGGTATGTGAAGTTAGTAGTGGTCGTGGACAACGTGCGGTTTGTGAACTCAGGCAGGAATGAATCTGAAGTCTTGAGGCAAGTCATAGAAATCATCAACATTGCAGACTCTCTGTACGAACAGCTTTCTATTCGGCTGTTTCTTTTGGGATTGGAGATCTGGACTGAAAAGAACCCTATAATCCTTACGAACGATATCAGCCAGGCACTTGGTAGCTTTAACAAATGGCGAAAATCAGAGCTGTCTCCACGGATGCGCCATGATTCTGCTCACTTATTCGCATATCGGCGCTTTGGTAGGAGGCTGGGATTGGCGTTTCTAGGGTCTGTGTGTGATAACCAGTGGTCATCAGCAGTTTGTTCCTTCACTAATAGGAAGTTGTCCTCATTTATTGTCACATTTTCCCACGAGCTGGGCCATATTCTTGGGATGCACCATGACAGAGAGAACTGTAAATGCAGACGGAAGAAATGCATTATGCACGAACACGATGTCGATACCGATGCATTCAGTGACTGCAGTTACAAAGACTACTTTGACCTGCTTTCACGTGGCCTTGGCTGCATTCGTCGACCTCCAGCACCTGGCACTTTCTACACCTTGAAGCGTGAATACTGTGGGAATAAGGTAGTAGAAAATAGAGAGCAATGTGACTGTGGTTCACCATCAAGTTGCAGAAAGGATCCTTGTTGTCACCCGAACTGTACGCTTACTGCAGGTTCAGTCTGTGCTTTTGGAAAATGCTGCAAGCGCTGTCGGTTCCTTCCAGCAGGAACACTCTGCAGAGGAAGTACTGGCTACTGCGACCTGCCGGAGTACTGCAATGGGACTTCCCCTCAGTGCCCGCTGGATATGTACATGCAAGATGGAACTCCTTGCAAAGGTGATGCTTATTGCTATCAAGGAAAATGTCCTTCCCACAGTAGACAGTGCAAGCATCTCTTTGGCAAACAAGCCGGGGTCGCTCCTTTAGATTGCTTCAAAGCAGTGAATACTCGAGGTGACCGATTTGGGAATTGTGGTATTCGTGACAATACCCATTTTACGAAATGCAGTATTGAGAATATCTTATGTGGTAGGATCCAGTGTGAAAACATAAACAAATTGCCTGTCTTGCAAAACCACGTAACGCTACTCCAAACCCCTGTTGGAGACAAGAAGTGCTGGGGTCTCGACTATCACCCAGGGATACCAATAGATGACATGGGGGCTGTGGAAGAGGGCACGCCATGTGGTAGTGAAAAGCTTTGTATCAACAGGACATGTACCAGCTTGTCAGTGCTGAACTACGACTGCAACCTGACAATGTGTCACAACAGAGGAGTGTGTAACAGTCGTAAGAACTGTTACTGCAGCTATGGCTGGGCTCCTCCATATTGTGAAAAGGAAGGACTGGGAGGAAGCATTGACAGTGGACCCCCTCCACCCAGGAAGCTGTTTGAGGCAGCAAAGACCGGATTCATGGTGTTCAGCCTTATTTTACTCTTTATTCTTGGAGTAACCCTTGCCACACGTTATAGACGGGAAATAATGGGAtggcttcagaagaaaaaggccTGGTTCCACAGAAGATAG